A DNA window from Trichosurus vulpecula isolate mTriVul1 chromosome 2, mTriVul1.pri, whole genome shotgun sequence contains the following coding sequences:
- the LOC118838020 gene encoding stromelysin-1-like: MKSLPVLLLYLAFSAAYPLNPAAIAGKLSMDRVQKYLEDFYNLEKNVKQFVRRKDSSPVVAKIQEMQRFLGLQVTGNLDDDTMEMMKKPRCGFPDVSSFGFFPYRQKWRKNEVTYRIVNYTNDMKQADVDAAIERALKVWSDVIPLTFTRLREGEADIMISFAVEDHGDFLPFDGPGGVLGHAYPPGPKINGDVHLDDDETWTEDKSGVNLFLAAAHEFGHSLGLVHSSDTKALMYPLYNTNTDLTKFHLSQDDIDGIQSLYGYPPSSPDDPVPPTKSTEQEKPEKNPATCDPNMSFDAVSTLRGEMLFFKDKYFWRKSINSIEPTLYLLSAFWPSLPSGFDAAYELTTQDMVFVFKGNKFWAVRGNDIQPGYPRDIYTLGFPRTVKKIDAAFFHKEKQKTYFFVNDIYWRYDEKSHSMDHGFPRQIATDFPGVDQKIDAVFESFGFFYFFSGSSQIEFDPNAKMVTRTLKSNSWFNC; this comes from the exons ATGAAGAGTCTTCCAGTTCTCCTGTTATATCTGGCATTTTCTGCAGCCTACCCTCTGAACCCAGCAGCCATAGCTGGAAAGCTCAGTATGGATCGTGTCCAG AAATACCTGGAAGACTTCTACAAtcttgaaaaaaatgtgaagcagTTTGTTCGTAGGAAGGACAGTAGCCCTGTTGTTGCAAAAATCCAAGAGATGCAAAGGTTCTTAGGCTTGCAGGTGACTGGGAATTTGGATGATGACACTATGGAGATGATGAAGAAGCCCAGATGTGGATTTCCTGATGTTTCCTCTTTTGGTTTCTTCCCCTATAggcaaaaatggagaaagaatgaGGTTACATACAG GATTGTGAACTACACAAATGATATGAAACAAGCTGATGTAGACGCTGCCATAGAGAGAGCTCTGAAAGTCTGGAGTGATGTTATTCCCCTCACATTCACCAGGCTCAGGGAAGGAGAGGCTGACATAATGATCTCTTTTGCTGTCGAAG atCATGGAGATTTCCTACCCTTTGATGGACCAGGGGGAGTCTTGGGTCATGCCTATCCACCTGGGCCTAAAATTAACGGAGATGTTCACCTGGATGATGATGAAACATGGACAGAAGATAAGAGTG GAGTCAACTTATTCCTTGCTGCTGCTCATGAATTTGGCCATTCCCTGGGTCTCGTTCATTCTAGTGATACCAAAGCTCTGATGTACCCACTCTACAACACAAATACAGACCTCACCAAGTTCCACCTTTCTCAGGATGATATTGATGGCATTCAATCTCTCTATG GATACCCACCAAGTTCTCCTGATGATCCGGTACCACCCACCAAATCTACAGaacaagagaagcctgaaaagaaCCCAGCAACTTGTGACCCAAACATGTCCTTTGATGCAGTGAGCACTCTTCGGGGAGAAATGTTGTTCTTCAAAGACAA GTACTTTTGGCGTAAGTCTATCAACAGTATAGAGCCGACTCTCTATTTGCTATCTGCCTTTTGGCCCTCTCTTCCATCGGGTTTTGATGCTGCCTATGAACTCACTACCCAGgatatggtttttgtttttaaaggtaa CAAGTTCTGGGCTGTCAGAGGAAATGACATCCAGCCAGGTTATCCAAGAGATATCTATACTCTGGGTTTTCCACGAACCGTAAAGAAGATTGATGCAGCATTCTtccacaaagaaaaacagaaaacttaTTTCTTTGTGAATGACATTTACTGGAG GTATGATGAAAAGAGCCACTCCATGGACCATGGTTTTCCCAGACAGATAGCAACCGACTTTCCAGGAGTTGACCAGAAGATCGATGCTGTTTTTGAATCATTTG ggttcttctatttcttcagtGGATCCTCCCAGATTGAATTTGATCCTAATGCTAAGATGGTGACCAGAACCCTGAAGAGCAACAGCTGGTTTAACTGTTAA